The following proteins are co-located in the Diaphorobacter sp. HDW4B genome:
- a CDS encoding DUF4124 domain-containing protein, with translation MKPHKLLLLILASTWALGASAQWQWLDKDGRKVFSDRPPPLEVPQKNILKQPGYGKASSQPVPAQAPAAATTAAPASAAASASAAPQVSGKDKKLEEAKAKADAEEASKKKAEEERIAKVKADNCARARKSQTSLTSGGLIGTVNDKGERGFMDDATREAELKRAQGVIASDCS, from the coding sequence ATGAAACCTCACAAGCTTCTTTTGTTGATCCTCGCCAGCACATGGGCGCTGGGAGCGTCTGCGCAATGGCAATGGCTGGACAAGGACGGCCGCAAGGTCTTCAGTGACCGTCCGCCGCCACTGGAAGTGCCGCAAAAGAACATTCTCAAGCAGCCAGGTTACGGCAAGGCGTCAAGCCAACCCGTTCCGGCACAAGCCCCCGCAGCAGCCACCACCGCCGCGCCAGCCAGCGCTGCCGCCAGCGCATCGGCTGCGCCGCAGGTGTCCGGCAAGGACAAGAAACTGGAAGAAGCCAAGGCCAAGGCCGACGCGGAAGAAGCTTCCAAAAAGAAGGCTGAAGAAGAACGCATTGCCAAGGTGAAGGCCGACAACTGTGCCCGTGCCCGCAAGTCGCAAACCTCGCTGACCTCGGGTGGCCTGATCGGCACCGTGAACGACAAGGGCGAACGCGGCTTCATGGATGACGCCACGCGTGAGGCCGAACTCAAGCGCGCTCAGGGCGTGATCGCCTCGGACTGTAGCTAA
- a CDS encoding RnfH family protein, whose protein sequence is MAIADLHITVVTSAQAGQTREWEITLPAGASVQDALKACGLNVADAADGKYAASIWGKSAALQRRLHDLDRVEWCRALKVDPKVARRERFASQGSRGAGLFSKRRDGAKAGY, encoded by the coding sequence ATGGCTATAGCTGATCTGCACATCACCGTCGTGACCTCGGCCCAAGCCGGGCAGACACGGGAGTGGGAAATCACCTTGCCAGCGGGCGCGAGCGTGCAGGATGCACTCAAGGCCTGCGGGCTGAACGTGGCGGATGCCGCTGATGGCAAATATGCCGCCAGCATCTGGGGCAAGTCGGCCGCCCTGCAACGCCGTCTGCATGATCTGGACCGCGTGGAATGGTGCCGCGCGCTCAAGGTGGACCCCAAGGTGGCGCGCCGCGAGCGTTTTGCCAGTCAGGGCAGCCGTGGGGCGGGGTTGTTTTCCAAGCGCCGCGACGGGGCCAAGGCCGGTTACTGA
- a CDS encoding type II toxin-antitoxin system RatA family toxin, with amino-acid sequence MKTVNKSVLIWYSPEEMFKLVTDVAKYPEFLPWCDSTKVLEVDDEGMTAEVGMSLGGFHKSFITRNTHELNHRVGMRLVKGPFSKLEGDWYFHPVGDGSQRACKVELQLSYGFDSMALAAIVGPVFDKIAGSMVDAFIARAEKVYG; translated from the coding sequence ATGAAAACAGTCAACAAGTCCGTCCTGATCTGGTACAGCCCAGAGGAAATGTTCAAGCTCGTCACCGATGTGGCCAAGTACCCGGAGTTTCTTCCGTGGTGCGATTCGACCAAGGTGCTGGAAGTGGACGACGAGGGCATGACCGCCGAGGTCGGCATGTCGCTGGGCGGATTCCACAAGTCCTTCATCACCCGCAACACGCATGAACTTAACCACCGCGTGGGCATGCGTCTGGTGAAGGGGCCGTTCTCCAAGCTGGAGGGCGACTGGTATTTCCATCCCGTGGGTGACGGCTCGCAGCGCGCCTGCAAGGTGGAGCTGCAACTGAGCTACGGCTTCGACAGCATGGCGCTGGCCGCCATCGTCGGCCCGGTGTTCGACAAGATCGCGGGCTCGATGGTGGACGCGTTCATCGCGCGCGCCGAAAAGGTCTATGGCTAA
- the smpB gene encoding SsrA-binding protein SmpB encodes MATKKPETSSRIADNKKAAFNYFFEERHEAGMVLHGWEVKALREGKVQLTDGYVIIKDGELFLIGCQINPLRTASTHVSPDAARIKKLLLHKEEIKRLIGKVEQKGYTLVPINLHWKNGIAKCEIALAKGKAEHDKRDVIKDREGKREVERAMKSRHR; translated from the coding sequence ATGGCAACAAAAAAACCAGAAACATCGTCGCGCATTGCTGACAACAAGAAAGCCGCCTTCAATTACTTCTTCGAAGAACGCCACGAGGCAGGCATGGTCCTGCACGGCTGGGAAGTGAAGGCGCTGCGCGAAGGCAAGGTACAGCTGACCGACGGCTACGTGATCATCAAGGACGGCGAGCTGTTCCTGATCGGCTGCCAGATCAACCCGCTCAGAACCGCGTCCACCCACGTGAGCCCCGACGCTGCGCGCATCAAGAAGCTGCTGCTGCACAAGGAAGAAATCAAGCGCCTGATCGGCAAGGTCGAGCAAAAGGGCTACACGCTCGTGCCCATCAACCTGCACTGGAAGAACGGCATCGCCAAGTGCGAGATCGCGCTCGCCAAGGGCAAGGCCGAGCACGACAAGCGCGACGTGATCAAGGACCGCGAAGGCAAGCGCGAGGTGGAGCGCGCGATGAAGAGCCGCCATCGCTGA